One Pseudomonas sp. MH9.2 DNA segment encodes these proteins:
- a CDS encoding gamma carbonic anhydrase family protein: MKYRLGDSHVDTHPQSWVAPTATLIGKVKLEAGASVWFGAVLRGDNELIHIGENSNVQDGTVMHTDMGSPLIIGKNVTIGHNVMLHGCTVGDCSLIGINSVILNGAKIGNYCIIGANSLIGEGKEIPDGSLVMGSPGKVVRELTDAQKKMLEASAAHYVHNAQRYARDLAPQED, encoded by the coding sequence ATGAAATATCGCTTGGGAGATTCCCATGTCGACACTCATCCGCAAAGCTGGGTTGCGCCTACTGCCACCCTGATTGGCAAGGTCAAGCTCGAAGCCGGTGCCAGCGTTTGGTTTGGCGCCGTATTGCGTGGCGACAACGAGCTGATCCATATCGGTGAGAACAGCAACGTACAAGATGGCACGGTGATGCACACCGACATGGGGTCGCCGCTGATCATCGGCAAAAATGTCACCATCGGCCATAACGTCATGCTGCATGGCTGCACCGTGGGCGATTGCAGCTTGATCGGCATCAATTCGGTCATCCTTAACGGTGCCAAGATCGGCAACTATTGCATCATCGGCGCCAACTCGCTGATTGGCGAGGGCAAGGAAATCCCCGACGGCTCACTGGTCATGGGCTCGCCCGGCAAAGTGGTGCGCGAACTGACGGACGCGCAGAAAAAAATGCTTGAAGCCAGTGCTGCGCATTACGTGCACAACGCCCAGCGCTATGCGCGTGATCTGGCCCCGCAGGAAGACTGA